Proteins encoded within one genomic window of Nitrospira sp. SG-bin1:
- a CDS encoding short-chain dehydrogenase, with translation MMRLRGRTVVITGASSGIGRATALAFAHCGCRLALSARREDVLKEVAERCAQAGGKAIAVPTDVIDSEAVHDLARRAEHAFGGIDVWVNNAGTGVFGPYTEVPFAFHRRTIEVDLLGAMHGAYAVLPLFMRQGYGTLINNISIGAWCPTPYTAAYTASKFGLRGFTASLRQELMEWPDIHVCSVFPSMIDTPGFDHGANFSGHRIGTGPFIYAPEEVADVIVGLAVNPQDEVAVGWPARAAQIAYTVARRPTEWVVATAMRLLLRRTGPAHPSEGALMHPLPKGTTASGGWRRRYAVPSATIMTRIGLAAIVGTALLLGVGSANRRS, from the coding sequence ATGATGAGATTGCGCGGGCGCACAGTCGTCATTACCGGAGCATCGAGCGGAATCGGCCGGGCGACGGCGCTTGCCTTCGCCCATTGCGGGTGCCGTCTGGCCTTGTCCGCCCGGAGAGAAGATGTGTTGAAAGAGGTGGCCGAACGGTGTGCCCAAGCCGGAGGCAAAGCCATTGCCGTGCCGACGGATGTGATCGATTCAGAAGCCGTTCACGATTTGGCTCGGAGGGCAGAGCATGCCTTCGGCGGCATCGATGTATGGGTCAATAATGCAGGAACCGGGGTGTTCGGTCCCTACACCGAGGTCCCATTCGCGTTTCATCGGAGAACCATCGAGGTCGATCTCTTGGGAGCCATGCACGGAGCCTATGCAGTGTTGCCGCTGTTCATGCGTCAGGGATACGGGACTCTGATCAACAACATCTCAATCGGTGCCTGGTGTCCAACACCGTACACGGCGGCCTATACCGCGAGTAAGTTCGGACTGCGCGGATTTACCGCGAGCCTGCGCCAAGAACTGATGGAATGGCCCGATATTCACGTCTGCAGCGTCTTCCCTTCCATGATCGATACACCGGGCTTCGACCATGGAGCCAATTTCTCCGGTCACCGCATCGGCACGGGACCATTCATCTATGCCCCGGAGGAGGTGGCGGACGTGATCGTCGGTCTTGCCGTCAACCCGCAGGATGAAGTGGCAGTCGGGTGGCCCGCACGCGCCGCCCAGATCGCCTATACCGTCGCGCGTCGCCCGACCGAGTGGGTGGTAGCGACTGCGATGCGACTGTTGCTACGCCGCACAGGGCCGGCCCATCCCTCTGAGGGCGCATTGATGCATCCTCTTCCTAAGGGGACGACGGCAAGCGGAGGCTGGCGCAGGCGATATGCCGTACCGTCCGCGACCATCATGACCCGCATCGGCCTAGCTGCCATAGTCGGGACCGCACTGCTGCTCGGTGTGGGATCGGCAAACAGGAGATCGTGA
- a CDS encoding cupin, whose protein sequence is MSDSTVKKIDSHHSPNGKMGQKYLASGKAVSMRLWEELQPGSPKEPRARDYETVGYAIKGRAELDIEGQTVLLEPGDSWVVPKGSRHSFTIVEPFTAVEATAPPAEVHGRDE, encoded by the coding sequence ATGTCTGATAGCACGGTCAAAAAAATCGATTCCCATCATTCCCCGAACGGAAAAATGGGGCAAAAGTATCTGGCCTCCGGGAAAGCCGTCTCCATGCGACTCTGGGAGGAGCTGCAACCGGGAAGTCCGAAGGAGCCGCGGGCGCGGGACTACGAGACCGTCGGCTATGCCATCAAAGGACGCGCCGAACTCGATATCGAAGGCCAGACGGTCTTGCTGGAACCGGGCGATTCGTGGGTCGTGCCGAAAGGAAGTCGCCATTCCTTCACGATCGTCGAACCATTCACCGCTGTGGAAGCGACCGCTCCTCCGGCTGAGGTACACGGAAGAGACGAATAG
- a CDS encoding agmatinase yields the protein MAKKRTYQGKVPLHDKYGPEAKYAVEAEALLPTTKYEEEIARGLELGLPGADSIKDRRIPTFSRGELPHFAGINTFIKAPYVEDVRKCGEYDVAILGAPFDGGTTYRAGTRFGPQGIRKISALYGTYSFELGVDLRESVSICDLGDVFTIPGNIEKTFDQVSKGVGHVYANGAFPVVLGGDHSLGFATVRGVAQNMNGKKLGIIHFDRHVDTQETDLDERMHTTPWFHATNIPNVPAKNLVQIGIGGWQAPRPGVKSGRERQTTIMTVTDCVEMGIENAAKQALEVAFDGVDAVWLSFDVDCLDAAFVPGTGWPEPGGFLPREVLKFLQIIADTKPLAGMEIVECSPPYDAAEITSLMATRVICDVLACQVRSGNLANRKKR from the coding sequence ATGGCGAAAAAGAGAACGTACCAAGGTAAGGTTCCCTTGCATGACAAATATGGGCCGGAAGCGAAATATGCGGTCGAAGCTGAAGCGCTCCTGCCGACCACGAAATATGAAGAAGAAATCGCCCGCGGGCTTGAATTGGGTCTGCCTGGGGCCGACTCCATCAAGGATCGTCGCATTCCCACGTTCAGCCGGGGAGAACTGCCGCACTTCGCCGGCATCAACACCTTTATCAAAGCGCCCTATGTCGAGGACGTCCGCAAGTGCGGCGAGTACGACGTCGCCATCCTCGGGGCGCCCTTCGACGGTGGGACCACCTATCGAGCGGGCACCCGGTTCGGCCCCCAAGGCATCCGCAAGATCTCAGCGCTCTATGGGACCTACAGTTTCGAGCTTGGCGTGGATCTCCGGGAATCCGTGTCCATCTGCGATCTGGGCGATGTATTTACGATTCCCGGCAACATCGAGAAGACCTTCGACCAAGTCAGCAAAGGGGTCGGCCATGTCTACGCGAACGGGGCCTTCCCCGTGGTACTGGGCGGGGACCATTCCCTAGGATTTGCCACCGTGCGGGGCGTGGCCCAAAATATGAACGGTAAGAAGCTTGGCATCATTCACTTCGACCGGCATGTGGACACGCAGGAGACCGATCTCGATGAACGCATGCACACCACGCCCTGGTTTCACGCGACGAATATCCCCAACGTACCGGCGAAAAATCTCGTGCAGATCGGCATCGGCGGTTGGCAAGCGCCCCGACCTGGGGTGAAGTCCGGCCGTGAACGTCAAACCACGATCATGACCGTGACCGACTGCGTGGAAATGGGCATCGAGAATGCCGCGAAGCAGGCGCTCGAAGTGGCGTTTGATGGGGTGGATGCGGTGTGGTTGAGCTTTGATGTGGACTGCTTGGACGCCGCCTTCGTGCCGGGCACCGGATGGCCGGAACCGGGCGGATTTCTGCCACGCGAAGTGCTGAAGTTTCTCCAGATCATCGCCGATACGAAACCGCTGGCAGGCATGGAAATCGTCGAATGTTCGCCGCCCTACGACGCGGCGGAGATCACCAGTCTCATGGCCACGCGGGTCATCTGCGACGTCTTGGCCTGCCAGGTACGATCCGGCAACCTGGCCAACCGGAAGAAACGGTGA